The sequence CCACCGGTTAGATATCGTGGACTAAGGGCTGAGTCTATTGGCCCTGCGGGTTTAGAGCGGCCAGTCATCTATCTGTTCCATTGAGGAAGGAGTGCTCCTGTGACCCAGCCCACTGAACAATTGCCCCAGTCGCCCCCTAGTCCGGGGCGCGAGAATCGGCTTGCTGAATTTTTTGACTTCACAGCCCTGCGCACCGATTTTCGCACCGAGACCTTGGCGGGGTTGACCACCTTTGTCACCATGGCCTACATATTGATTGTCAATCCGGCGATTTTGTCGGAAGCGGTGTTTTTAACCGAGTCGGGCGACCTGTTTGGAGAACTGGTCGTGGCTACAGGCCTATCGGCGGGTCTAGCGACGCTGATTATGGCGCTCTACGCCAAGTTGCCCTTCGCCCTTGCACCGGGCATGGGCATTAACGCCTACTTTGCTTTTACGGTGGTGCTCGGCCTCGGCATCGACTGGCGCGTCGCCCTAGCCGCAGTGTTCATTGAGGGGATTATCTTCATCCTCATGACCGTAACTAACGTACGCACCAAGATTGTGGCGGCAATTCCCGATGCGGTGAAGCACGCGACCACAGCGGGGATTGGCTTGTTTATCGCCTACATTGCCCTCAAGGGGGCGGGCATAATTGTGCCCTCAGAGGCGACCTTTACCACCCTGGGTAACCTGCGATCGCCCCAAACTGCCATGGCCCTGCTGGGCTTGGTGATTACCGCTGCCCTATTTGCCCGTCGGGTGACCGGAGCACTGCTGTGGGGGATTTTAGGCACCGCTCTGCTCTCTTGGGTTTTGGGCGTCTCGCCCTGGCCCACAGGGCTCATGGCCATTCCCCAGGCCCCGACAGATTTGTTTGGCCAAGCCTTTGTCGGGCTAGGCGAACTGTTTCGCATCAACTTTTGGGAGATGATCAGCATCATCTTCGTGTTCTTGTTTGTCGATTTGTTTGACACTATTGGCACCCTCACCGGGCTAGGGTCAAAGGCGGGCTACATTGATGCCGAGGGCAAGTTTCCTGGGGTTGAAAAGGCGTTTATGGCCGATGCCGTGGGCACCACCGCTGGGGCTGTGCTCGGCACCTCCACGGTGACCACCTACATTGAATCGGCTTCAGGCATTGCCGAAGGGGGGCGCAGCGGGTTTACAGCCCTGGTGACGGCGGCGCTGTTTTTTGCCTCAGTGCTGTTTATCCCTCTGCTTCAGGGCATTCCCGCCTTTGCCACAGCGCCAGCTCTAATTATTGTCGGGGTGCTGATGATGTCTGGAGCCAAAATGATCGATTGGGATGAGCCTGCCGATGCGATCGCAGGGTTTCTCACCATCATCATGATGCCCCTGGCCTTCTCGATCGCTGAGGGCCTGGCTATGGGCCTGATCGCTTTTCCCCTCGTTAAAGCCTTCCAGGGCAAAACCTCCCAGACCACCATTGGCATGTGGATTTTAGCCGCTATTTTCTTGCTGCGCTACATCTTTGTTGCCGGGGGCTAACGCTGAAAAGAAAGGTAGGGGCGTAGCATGCTACGCCCCTACCTCAGAGCGTCAAAGGTATCGCCCAATGCAGCGGTGAGGGTCTGGCGGGTTTGAACGTGGGCGGCTTTCTCCGCCTCCAATTTTTGGGTCAGGTCTTGGCACTGTTGCACTAAGCCATCGAGGCGATCTTGCAGCCCCTGTAGAGAGTTGACGGTAGCGAGGTCTTTTTCTAAAACCGCGCCAGGCGTGGCCGAAAGCCGCTGCTCTAGGGCCTCAATTTGGGCCTGAAATTCGGCTGCTTCTTCACGGCGCTGGCGAGCTTCGGTCTCGTAAAGACGACGCCAGTTAGCGGCACTGTTGAAGGCTTGATCGCGCTCCTTTTGGGTGTCGGCTAACTGCCGTTGGAGGGTGCGCACCTCCGTAATCCACTGGGTGAGGTCTTGGGACATGGCGATTACCAAACAAGGGGGCCTGCCGAGGGCTAATACAGCAGCCGAGTCAAAATACCCGGTGCTGGCAGCACAATCATAACCAACAGTGTCAAGGCCAGCAGGCCCAAAAAGTCGCGGCGATCGTCGAGTTCGCTGACATCGTTGAGGGCGGGCTGGTCAGCCGCCGGAATAAAGAAGAGCAAGATCGCCCAGACCATCAACTCAGGGTGCACCAGGGCCAGGCCAAACACCAGCAACCGAGCCACCTGACCGACAATGCTGCCGATCCGCTGACCATACATAGCGTGGATAATGTGACCCCCGTCGAGCTGGCCGACCGGCATCAGGTTGAGGGCGGTAACGACCAAACCAAGACAGCCTGCGATCGCCACCGGATGCAGATGAATCGCCTGATCGGCAGCTACCGTGGCCCCTAGCACCAGCTTAGAGAGCAGCGTCAGCATCAGGGAAGCTTTGGGGTCAAGCGCCTCAAAGTTAAGCAGGCTAGACCCACTCTCGGGGATGGGCACCACCGTAGACCGGCTCAGCCCCCACAGCAGCAGTGGCACCGCCACCACCAGCCCCGACAGCGGCCCGGCAATGCCTACATCAAATAGGGCACGCCGGTTGGGCACCGGTGACTTCATTTGAATAAACGCACCAAACGTGCCCAGGAAAAACGGCACCGGGATGAAGTAGGGCAGCGTCACCTGCATGCCGTAGCGGCGCGCCATCAGGTAGTGGCCCATCTCATGGCAGCCCAGAATCACCAGCAGCGCCACGGCATAGGGCAGACCACTCAAAATTAGCGCAGGCGTGGCTTGCCACTGGGCCTCATTCACCCCCGCCAGGTAGGCCCCCACCGCTGTAGTCGTCAACAGCGTCACTAGCAGCAGCCCCAGGGCTAGCCCTGGCCGCGCCAGGGTAGCGGCCTGAGTCCCTTTCTCGACCTGGGGGTTGGGCACCAGGGCAAATATGGGCTTGCCCTGCAATCCTTCTTGAAAGAGCACTAAAAAGCGATCGCCAAAGTGACGGCGAATATTTTCTCGCACCGTGTCGTAGGCCACGGTCGGCGAAGCCCGCAACTGGCCACGGCAAATCATCGCCTGGGGACGGTACTCAATGTTTTGCAGATAGTACACCGACCAGGGAAAGCAGCCTTGGAGCAT is a genomic window of Nodosilinea sp. E11 containing:
- a CDS encoding NCS2 family permease gives rise to the protein MTQPTEQLPQSPPSPGRENRLAEFFDFTALRTDFRTETLAGLTTFVTMAYILIVNPAILSEAVFLTESGDLFGELVVATGLSAGLATLIMALYAKLPFALAPGMGINAYFAFTVVLGLGIDWRVALAAVFIEGIIFILMTVTNVRTKIVAAIPDAVKHATTAGIGLFIAYIALKGAGIIVPSEATFTTLGNLRSPQTAMALLGLVITAALFARRVTGALLWGILGTALLSWVLGVSPWPTGLMAIPQAPTDLFGQAFVGLGELFRINFWEMISIIFVFLFVDLFDTIGTLTGLGSKAGYIDAEGKFPGVEKAFMADAVGTTAGAVLGTSTVTTYIESASGIAEGGRSGFTALVTAALFFASVLFIPLLQGIPAFATAPALIIVGVLMMSGAKMIDWDEPADAIAGFLTIIMMPLAFSIAEGLAMGLIAFPLVKAFQGKTSQTTIGMWILAAIFLLRYIFVAGG
- a CDS encoding site-2 protease family protein, encoding MVFFWLLVLGLLTYVLLQRSVSRITRTPVWLLWLVMMLPAFILTGWVLVNGSEEPAPTALLLGLFIACPILYWALIQKGRVAVPQTAKAGAADNPPSPPPPAKPALRPIDKDEEAMLQGCFPWSVYYLQNIEYRPQAMICRGQLRASPTVAYDTVRENIRRHFGDRFLVLFQEGLQGKPIFALVPNPQVEKGTQAATLARPGLALGLLLVTLLTTTAVGAYLAGVNEAQWQATPALILSGLPYAVALLVILGCHEMGHYLMARRYGMQVTLPYFIPVPFFLGTFGAFIQMKSPVPNRRALFDVGIAGPLSGLVVAVPLLLWGLSRSTVVPIPESGSSLLNFEALDPKASLMLTLLSKLVLGATVAADQAIHLHPVAIAGCLGLVVTALNLMPVGQLDGGHIIHAMYGQRIGSIVGQVARLLVFGLALVHPELMVWAILLFFIPAADQPALNDVSELDDRRDFLGLLALTLLVMIVLPAPGILTRLLY